Part of the Tumebacillus sp. BK434 genome is shown below.
CAGTTCCTTCGGCGACGCCGCCACAGGTGCGCCCAGCGCCTCTGCTTTTTCCACGCTTCGATTGTAGACAGAAACGTCAAATCCTGCTTCCATTAGCCGCGTCACCACGGCCGAGCCAAGAACTCCAGTACCAATCCAGCCTATCTTATTCAAAACGTTCACCACCTGCTTTAACATTCAAAACCTGTAGACCACGTCAGCCATCAGAAACCTGACGCGACCCGCCCCAACCTTTCAAAACTTGGAGCACAACAAGCCAAGCTGCAACCTGCAACCTGCAAGCTGCAACCTGCAAGCTTCAAGCATCAACCTTCAAGCATCAAAACTGCCTTCGAACAAACCGACTACACTCGGCTGCCTGCCAGCACCTGATCCACTTTTTTCATCACCGTATCTGTGATCTGCTCCACGTCCTGCATGGAGCTGACGACTTCCCAGCCGAAGCGCTGCGACCAGTCGAGCATGCGTTTTCGGAGCTTGGTCTGGTGGGCCAGGAACGACTCCGGCTTGCATTCCGGGTCGCGGCCGCATTCGTAGACGTTAAAATCGTCTTTGCGCTCCAACGCCACCTCGGGGGCGACATCGAAGTAAAAGGTCAGGGCGGCCGGGCGGAACTGCTGTGCGGTCAGCTCGATCCAGTTCGGATCGCAGCCGTACTCGATCTCCACCGCCGCATGCTTCATCCAGTACCCGTCGAGCAGGTATACCACGTTCGGATCGTCCAGATCATCCCGCGTCATCGTGATCCCGATCGCCCAGAACAGAAACATCGCCCGGCTGTGCCCGTTCATCTCGCCGACGGCGTTTTTCATATCTTCGAGATCCACATTGATCATTCGGCACTCGGGGAACTTGTCATGATTCTGAATGTCCCACTTGTCCAACACTTTCACGGTCAGCCCGCGCGCTTCCAACAACCGCTTTACCGCTTTGACCTGCGTGCTTTTCCCTGCGCCGTCACAGCCCGAAAACGCGATCAACATCTTCAACCAATCCTCTCTTCACCCACGGCCGGATCACCGTGCCGTCCGGCTTGTCCTCAAACAGTGCGGGCAGCAGCGTTTCCGCCTCACGCCCGCAGGCCACCACGCCTTCCACGCCCTTTTCAGCGAGGCGCAGCAGCGCTTCCAGCTTGTTTTTCATCCCGCCGGTGATGTCCTGCTTCCGCGACGGCCCTGTGCAGAGCAGCACTTCCCGGTAGTTTTCCTTCGTCACCTGCGGCACTACACTGCGCGCCAAGCCGTCTTCGGCGTACTCCAGCACCCCCTCGACATCGGTCAGCATCACGACGCGCTGCAATCGCATCCGGTCGACGAACAGCTCCGGGATGTTGTCGCTGGAAAAGATGATAAACTGCCGCTTCAAATCGAACACCAAATCACCCGAAAACACCGGCAGCACCCCGTGATCCAGCACATGCTGCACCGGCTCCACAAAAAAGCGCACCGGCTGCTTGTCATCTGTGACCACAAAGCCGCTCGGCTGGAAGGGGTAGCAAGGCACCCCCTCCTCCCGAAAGATCTCCGTGACCAGCGACAGCCATTCGAACATCTTCACCGTCATCATCGACAGGTCCTGATCCTGCCAAGGAAGCGCCGCGTCTTTCAAGTTGTAGCGGATCGGCACCGCATTCCCGTAGGAACCGCCGCCGACGACCAGGATCAGGTTGCCGCGCAGCCGGTCCCACGCCGAGGCGATCGTGCGGGCGTAGCGTCGCACCATCTCCCGGTTCGGCGCGCAATAGCCGTTTTTATCGGTTAGCAGACTGCCGCCAATCTTGACCACATACATGCTGCTCACCCTTTCTGTGCTGCCAGCCGAAACCGCGCCACGAGCTCCTGCGGCGTCCAGTGAATGCGCTTGCCGATCTTCTCGGTGCGCGGCGCGATCATCGCCTGCACGAATGTCAGGCCCTCCAGCCCGTCCAGCTTGTCAAAATCGCTCTCGTCGCCGAGCCGCACCGCATGCGCATAGCCCGCCGCCTTCGCCACATCGACCATGTTTTCAAACTGCACCGGCTTCTGCCCGCCCGTGCTTTCGTACATGCGGTTGTCGAGCACGACGTGCACGAGATTGTTCGGCCGCTCCGCCGTGACCATCGCGATCGCGCCGAGGTTCATCATGAACGAGCCGTCTCCGTCAAACACCACCACCGTCCGCTCCGGGTGCGTCAGCGCCAAGCCCAGTCCGACCGGCGCGGCCATCCCCATCGAGCCGAGGAGGTAGAAATTGTCCTCCGTGTCCCGCAGGTTGAAAAAGTCCCGCGAAATATACCCGCAGGTGCTCACATACAGCGCGTCCGGATATCGGTTCAACACCGCTTGCATCACATCTGTCATCTTCATCATCTCGCTCACCTCACACCGCTTCCCGAATGATCAAAGCTACCGGCTGATTCACTTCCTCGACCTTGCGAAGACACGCCTCGACGCTCGCTTCCGGCGCTTGCGGATCGAACAGGACGTGCGCGACGCCGATCGACCCGAGAACGTCCAGCAGACGCGCACCGATGATGTCATGCTCCACCGCGTCGTTCATGCCTTCCGCCCCGCGCCACGAGATGACCATGACCATCGGAATGTCGTAGATCAACAACATCGACGTCAGCACGTTTAAGCAATAGCCCACCCCGGAGTTCTGCATCAGCACGACCGGCTTCTCACCGCCGAGATACATCCCGGCCGCCAGACCGAGCGCCGAATCTTCGCGCACCGAACTCACGTAACGCAGGCGCGGCGCTTCCTGCAGCATCTCATCTTCCAAAAATCGAAACGCGCCCTTGAGCAGCGAGCACGGCACTCCTGTATAAGAACGATACCCATGATCCAGCAACGTAGTCAAAAAACGCTCAGCGACATTGTTCATGTAAAATTCCCCTTTGTTTAGTACGTTGTAACAATTATAATCTATTATCCAGAATAATTAAAGTGTAAAATTTCAGAAAACAACTGTACCTATACACGAAGAAAGCCCCCACTTATCAAGTGGAGGCTTTCGCTGTTTGATAGCGGGCGATCACCGGCAAGAAGAAGGCAAAGCCTGCGATCAGCATTTCCAACGAGCCGTTCAGCAAAAACACCTGCTGCACGCCAATCGTCTGCACCAGATACCCGCCCAGCGCCTGCGCGAGCGGTACAGATCCTGACATCAGCAAGATCATCACCGAAATCACCCGCCCCACCAGCTCGGGCGGGATGATCGACTGATTGACGCTGGGCGCGATCACGTTGATTGCCGCGTCGGTGATGCCGATCAAGGCGATCAAGACCAGCGCCAGCCAGAACTGGCCGGCAAGCCCCAAGGTCAGAAAGACCAGGCCTTCCGCAAAACAAGCGATCAGCGTCATCCGCGGCGTCGGGCGTTTGATGAGGATCACGGCGAACAGAACCGCCCCGATCGTCCCGCCGATCCCGATGCTGGTGTTCAGCCAGCCGAACTCCTGCGCCCCGCCGCCAAATGATGCCGCCAGAAACGGCACCGCGACCGGCGCAATGCTGGAGCAGGCATTGACCAAAAAGGCGACCAGCGACGTCGTCAAAATCAGCGGGGTTTTCATGATATAGACGATGCCTTCACGCAAGTCCTTCCAATAAGAGCTGTGCTTCGCCGCCTGCAGCTCCACCCGGTCAAACGTGAGGCGAACGAAGCTCAGCAGCACCAGCCCTGCCAAAAACGCAGCCGCGACGATCGCCAGCACCGCCCTGTAGCTGCTGAGCGCGACCAGCGTTCCGCCGAGCAGCGGCCCGATGATCACCGTCGTCTTCATCGCGATCATCAGCAGCCCGCTCGCCTGCGTGTAGAACTCCGGCTCGACCAGCCGCTGTCTGACGGCCGACGCGGCCGGCCAAAAAAACGCTTCCAGCACGCCGAACACGAACGCCGCCGCAAACAGACTCCACAGCGGCAGCGGTCCCAACAGACCCAGCACGAACAGACCTCCGCTGGTCAGCACCCGCACCCATTCGCAGAGGATCATGCCGCGAATCGGCTGCAGCCGGTCGACCAGCACCCCGGCAAACAAAGTCAGCACGACGCGCGGAACGCCCATCGTCAAAAACAGCGCCCCGACCATCGCCGCCGACCCGGTCGACTCCACCACCAGCCATGTCAAAGCCAAGGCGAACACCGCATCGCCCAAGCCGGCAAACAGACTGCCCGTCCAATAATATAAAAAATTGCGATTTCTAAAAATCTGCGTCGAGACCATCCACGTCCACCTCAAAAACGATATAACCATCACTTTACCACAAAAAGGAGCTCGAGATGACAAAAAACTGCCGAGTAGCTACTCGGCAGTTTCGAATCCGCAATCGATGATCGCTTGTTGAAAATCTTGCAGGGATGCGGCCCGCTCATCGTACTTGACCGTCACTTCCCCGGCTTGAAAGTTCAGAGCGACTTCCTGAATGCCCCAGACTTGGCGCAGGGCATGGCCGACTTTTTCACCGTCGACCGGCAGCTTCATGCCGCGGATCACCATCTTTTCAGTTGCCATCTCCGTCCCTGCCTTTCGCTGCGCCCATGCCGCGCAGGAAATTCAGCATCATGCCGAGTGCCGATGTCACCTGCGGGTCGCGCATTCGCTTGAACAGATCGTAAAGCCCCGGCTTCTTCTGCGGACGCTGCTCTTCGGCTGTGACGGCGCTGTCCACGCCGGACGCCACCGCCCCGAGCATCGTCTGCAGTTTGTTCGGATCGAGCTGTGCGAGGAATTGCACTGTGCTCATGCCGTTCTTGATTATGTTTTGCGCGCCCGATTTGTTCAGTTGACCGATGCCGATCACACCGATCTGGTGACGGCTTTTCAGCGCGCCATGCGCCATGTCCAGCGCCCCCGATTCCTGCAGTTCGCCGAGCACATCGAGGAAGGTGAGCAGCGCGTCTTTGTTTTTGGCAACGGCGCTCATCACTTCCTGCATCGCCTCCGCTTCCTGCTCCGCTTGCGTCGGCACCCGTTTTTCGATCACAGTGGTCGCTTTAGCCACGCTGCCCGCCTCCTTCGATCTCCTCAGGGATCGGGATGTAGTCGTCGCGCTGCCACTTCTCTTCGATCCGCACGCCGATCTGCGGCTGACGATTGCCGAAGCGGTGGTTCCATTTCGGCAACGGACGCTCGCCGCTCGCCTCCAGCACTTCCATCTTCACGCTCATCTCCTTGTAGTTCGGCGTGTGCGTGATCTTATCGTGGTAGGACGAGGTCAGCTTGTTCACCGCGCCTTCGCCGCGCGAGTTCATCGTGATGTACAGCTCGCGTCCGCGCACGCGGTCGGTGACTTCGACATGGACTTTCACGCTGCCGTACGGGGAGGTCAACCGCACCAGCGCCCCGGAGCGAATCCCCCGCTCCTGCGCCAACTCCGGCGAGATCTCAAGCCATTCACGCGGCACTTTGTGCGTCAAGCCTTCCGATTTGTACGTCATGTTGCCTTCATGGAAATGCTCCAAGAGACGCCCGTTGTTCAAGTGCAGGTCGTACTCTTCGCCCGGATCGAACGGCGGCGTCCACTCCACCGGGAACAGGCGCGCCTTGTCATCGGGGAACGCGAAGCGCTCGGTGAACAGGAGCGGCGTGGAGGCGCCATCCGGCTCGACCGGCCAGACCTGCGAATTCCAGCCTTCCAGACGGTCGTACGACACCCCGGCAAAAATCGGGGCCAGCGTCGCCGCCTCGTCCATGATCTCCGCCGGGCTCTGATAGTTCCAGTTCGCGCCGAAGCGGTTGGCGACCAGTTGAATGATCTCCCAGTCCGGCTTGGAATCGCCAAGGGGATCGAGCGCCTTGTAGAAGCGCTGGATGCGGCGTTCCGTATTGGTAAACGTGCCTTCTTTCTCCAGGCTCGGCGCGGCCGGCAGCACCACGTCGGCAAACTGCGCCGTGCGCGTGAAGAAGATGTCCTGCACGACGAAAAACTCCAGCTGCTCAAACGCCGAGTCGACATGGTTGGAGTTCGAATCGACCAGCCCCATGTCTTCGCCAAACAGATACATCGCCTTCAGTTTGCCGCTGTGGATCGTCTCGATCATCTGGTGGTTGTTCAGACCCGGCTGCTTGGGCAGTGTGACGTTCCACGCCCGTTCATACTTGGAGCGCACTTCGTCGCTTTCCACCGCTTCGTAACCGGGGAACCAGGCCGGCATCGTGCCGAAGTCGCAGGCGCCCTGCACGTTGTTGTGGCCGCGCAGCGGGTAAGCTCCGGTGCCTTCGCGTCCGTAGTTGCCGGTGACGAGCAGCAGGTTGGAGATCGCCGTCGAAGTGTCCGTGCCGCCCAAGTGCTGAGTGACGCCCATCGCCCAACAGATGCAGACCGATTTTGCATCGTGGATCATCGTCGCCACTTGGATCAATTGCTCGCGCGTCATGCCCGTTTTTTCGCTGGCGTACTCCAAGGTGTACGGTTCGAGCGATGCTTTGTACTCCGCGAAGCCGTTGACGCGGCGCTGCAGGAACGCCTGATCTTCCCAGCCTTGATCGAGGATGTATTTCGTCACCGCCGACAGCCAGATCAGGTCGGTGCCAGGGTTCGGGCGCAGGAACAGGTCGGCGCGCTCGCCCAGCTCGTGTTTGCGCAGGTCGAGCACGAGCAGCTTCTGCCCGCGCAGCTTTTGCGCCCGCTTGATCCGGGTCGCCAGCACCGGATGCGACTCGGCCGGGTTGGCCCCGACCACCACGACGAGGTCGGCGGCGGCGAGGTCGCGGATCGTGCCGGAGTCGCCGCCGATGCCCACGGTGCGCATCAGGCCGGCCGTCGCCGGGGACTGGCAGTAGCGCGAACAGTTGTCCACGTTGTTCGTGCCCATGATGGCGCGGGCGAACTTTTGGAAGATGTAGTTCTCTTCGTTGGAGCACTTCGACGACGCGATATAGCCGATCGAGTCCGGGCCGTATGTTTCTTTCACAGCACCCAGCTTCTCCCCGATCAGGTCGAGCGCTTCTTCCCACGTCGCTTCGACGAATCTGTCCCCTTGGCGGATCAAGGGCTTGGTCAGGCGCTCTTCGCTGTTGATGAAATCCCAGCCGAACTTGCCTTTGACACAGGTCGAGATGCCATTGACCGGCGCTTCCGCCTGCGGTTCGATCTTGAGGATCTTGCGGTCTTTCGTCCAGACTTCGAACGAGCAGCCCACCCCACAATACGTGCAGACCGTCTTCGTGCGCTTGATGCGGTGGTCGCGCATCGCCGACTCGATCTCGGAGATCGCAAAGATCTCCTGATAGCCCGGCTCCACCGCTTTCGTCAAGTCGATCATCGGCAGGAGCAGATCGTTCGGGATGCCGGTCAGGTAGCCCGCTTCGCCGAGCATCGATTTTTCCATCAAAGCGTTGCACGGGCAGACGGTGACGCAGTGCCCGCAGGAGACGCAGGAGCTTTCGTCGATCGGGCGCCCGTCGTCCCACAGCACGCGCGGGCGCTCCAGGCTCCAATCGATCGTCAGCGTCTCGTTGACCTGCAGATCCTGACACGCTTCCACGCAGCGTCCGCAGAGAATGCACTGGTCGGGCTCATAGCGATAGAACGGATGAGAGTTGTCCGGCGGATAAGGCTTGGGGGTGAATTCATATTTGTTGTGCTCGACCTGCAGGTAGTCGGCCGTGTTGTGGACTTTGCAGTTGCCGTTGTTGTTGTCGCACACCGTGCAGTACAGCTCGTGATTTTGCAAGATCCGCTGCATCGCTTCCAACTGCGCCGCTTTTGCTTTCTCCGAGACGGAGTTGACCGTCATGCCCGGTTCTGCCAGCGTCGAGCAGGCGCGCTTTAACTCGCCGTCGATCTCGACCATGCAGGTGTCGCAGCTTTGGATCGGGCCGAGCTGGGTGTGGTAGCAGATGTTCGGCATGTAAAAATCATGCGCCTCTGCCGCCTGCAGCACCGACTGGCCGGGCTGGCAGGCAAATTCCTGATCGTTGATGCGTATGGTAAAAGGCTGTTCACTCATCAAAATACACCGCCTGTCCGAAACTTTCTGTAACAATTCAAGTATTGCCAGCTTTTGCATCCGAATACGCGACAGCTATAATGGAAACACAGGAGGTGTGTTTCCCGATGCACAAAGTCGTATCTCGTCAAGTGCTCACCTATCGGGACGGTGCCCTGGAGCACCGCGACGATCAGGTGGTGACCGAATATCCGCTGACGATCTTTTTGAACGATGAAGAATTTGCCACGCTGGTCTGCACACCGGAGCATCTGGAAAGCTTGACGGTGGGCTTTTTGGCGTCCGAAGGCGTGATCACCCGCTTCTCAGACATCAAAAGCGTACTCGTCGAGGAAGCGCGCGGCTTGGTGCATGTGGAAACTCACCGCATGAATGCGCTTTCACAAAATTTGCACTCGAAACGCTACCTCACGTCCTGTTGCGGGAAAAGCCGCCAGAGCTTCTATTTCTACAACGATGCGAAGACGGCCAAGCGGCTCGCCGAGCGGCGCGTCCGGCTGACCGTGCAGGACTGCTTTGCCTTGATGCAGGCGATGCAGAGCGGCGCCGACATCTTCCGCGAGACGGGCGGCGTACACAACGCCGCGCTCTGCGACCGGTCGGGCATCGTCCTCGCCCGCCTCGACATCGGCCGCCACAATGCGCTCGATAAGATCTACGGGCACTGCCTGCAGCATGACATCCCGCTCGATGACAAAGCGCTCGTCTTCTCCGGCCGCGTCTCCTCCGAAGTGCTGCTGAAAGCTGCCAAGATCGGCTGTGAAATCGTGCTTTCCAAATCAGCGCCGACCGAGCTCGCCCTTGAGCTGGCCGACGAGCTCGGCATCACCGTCGTCGGCTTTATCCGCAACCGGTCGT
Proteins encoded:
- a CDS encoding heavy metal-associated domain-containing protein; translation: MATEKMVIRGMKLPVDGEKVGHALRQVWGIQEVALNFQAGEVTVKYDERAASLQDFQQAIIDCGFETAE
- a CDS encoding DUF1641 domain-containing protein — its product is MAKATTVIEKRVPTQAEQEAEAMQEVMSAVAKNKDALLTFLDVLGELQESGALDMAHGALKSRHQIGVIGIGQLNKSGAQNIIKNGMSTVQFLAQLDPNKLQTMLGAVASGVDSAVTAEEQRPQKKPGLYDLFKRMRDPQVTSALGMMLNFLRGMGAAKGRDGDGN
- a CDS encoding MFS transporter, yielding MVSTQIFRNRNFLYYWTGSLFAGLGDAVFALALTWLVVESTGSAAMVGALFLTMGVPRVVLTLFAGVLVDRLQPIRGMILCEWVRVLTSGGLFVLGLLGPLPLWSLFAAAFVFGVLEAFFWPAASAVRQRLVEPEFYTQASGLLMIAMKTTVIIGPLLGGTLVALSSYRAVLAIVAAAFLAGLVLLSFVRLTFDRVELQAAKHSSYWKDLREGIVYIMKTPLILTTSLVAFLVNACSSIAPVAVPFLAASFGGGAQEFGWLNTSIGIGGTIGAVLFAVILIKRPTPRMTLIACFAEGLVFLTLGLAGQFWLALVLIALIGITDAAINVIAPSVNQSIIPPELVGRVISVMILLMSGSVPLAQALGGYLVQTIGVQQVFLLNGSLEMLIAGFAFFLPVIARYQTAKAST
- a CDS encoding isopentenyl phosphate kinase → MYVVKIGGSLLTDKNGYCAPNREMVRRYARTIASAWDRLRGNLILVVGGGSYGNAVPIRYNLKDAALPWQDQDLSMMTVKMFEWLSLVTEIFREEGVPCYPFQPSGFVVTDDKQPVRFFVEPVQHVLDHGVLPVFSGDLVFDLKRQFIIFSSDNIPELFVDRMRLQRVVMLTDVEGVLEYAEDGLARSVVPQVTKENYREVLLCTGPSRKQDITGGMKNKLEALLRLAEKGVEGVVACGREAETLLPALFEDKPDGTVIRPWVKRGLVEDVDRVFGL
- the fdhD gene encoding formate dehydrogenase accessory sulfurtransferase FdhD, coding for MHKVVSRQVLTYRDGALEHRDDQVVTEYPLTIFLNDEEFATLVCTPEHLESLTVGFLASEGVITRFSDIKSVLVEEARGLVHVETHRMNALSQNLHSKRYLTSCCGKSRQSFYFYNDAKTAKRLAERRVRLTVQDCFALMQAMQSGADIFRETGGVHNAALCDRSGIVLARLDIGRHNALDKIYGHCLQHDIPLDDKALVFSGRVSSEVLLKAAKIGCEIVLSKSAPTELALELADELGITVVGFIRNRSLNVYTHPDRIAVE
- the fdhF gene encoding formate dehydrogenase subunit alpha → MSEQPFTIRINDQEFACQPGQSVLQAAEAHDFYMPNICYHTQLGPIQSCDTCMVEIDGELKRACSTLAEPGMTVNSVSEKAKAAQLEAMQRILQNHELYCTVCDNNNGNCKVHNTADYLQVEHNKYEFTPKPYPPDNSHPFYRYEPDQCILCGRCVEACQDLQVNETLTIDWSLERPRVLWDDGRPIDESSCVSCGHCVTVCPCNALMEKSMLGEAGYLTGIPNDLLLPMIDLTKAVEPGYQEIFAISEIESAMRDHRIKRTKTVCTYCGVGCSFEVWTKDRKILKIEPQAEAPVNGISTCVKGKFGWDFINSEERLTKPLIRQGDRFVEATWEEALDLIGEKLGAVKETYGPDSIGYIASSKCSNEENYIFQKFARAIMGTNNVDNCSRYCQSPATAGLMRTVGIGGDSGTIRDLAAADLVVVVGANPAESHPVLATRIKRAQKLRGQKLLVLDLRKHELGERADLFLRPNPGTDLIWLSAVTKYILDQGWEDQAFLQRRVNGFAEYKASLEPYTLEYASEKTGMTREQLIQVATMIHDAKSVCICWAMGVTQHLGGTDTSTAISNLLLVTGNYGREGTGAYPLRGHNNVQGACDFGTMPAWFPGYEAVESDEVRSKYERAWNVTLPKQPGLNNHQMIETIHSGKLKAMYLFGEDMGLVDSNSNHVDSAFEQLEFFVVQDIFFTRTAQFADVVLPAAPSLEKEGTFTNTERRIQRFYKALDPLGDSKPDWEIIQLVANRFGANWNYQSPAEIMDEAATLAPIFAGVSYDRLEGWNSQVWPVEPDGASTPLLFTERFAFPDDKARLFPVEWTPPFDPGEEYDLHLNNGRLLEHFHEGNMTYKSEGLTHKVPREWLEISPELAQERGIRSGALVRLTSPYGSVKVHVEVTDRVRGRELYITMNSRGEGAVNKLTSSYHDKITHTPNYKEMSVKMEVLEASGERPLPKWNHRFGNRQPQIGVRIEEKWQRDDYIPIPEEIEGGGQRG
- a CDS encoding thiamine pyrophosphate-binding protein; protein product: MNNVAERFLTTLLDHGYRSYTGVPCSLLKGAFRFLEDEMLQEAPRLRYVSSVREDSALGLAAGMYLGGEKPVVLMQNSGVGYCLNVLTSMLLIYDIPMVMVISWRGAEGMNDAVEHDIIGARLLDVLGSIGVAHVLFDPQAPEASVEACLRKVEEVNQPVALIIREAV
- a CDS encoding thiamine pyrophosphate-dependent enzyme, whose product is MMKMTDVMQAVLNRYPDALYVSTCGYISRDFFNLRDTEDNFYLLGSMGMAAPVGLGLALTHPERTVVVFDGDGSFMMNLGAIAMVTAERPNNLVHVVLDNRMYESTGGQKPVQFENMVDVAKAAGYAHAVRLGDESDFDKLDGLEGLTFVQAMIAPRTEKIGKRIHWTPQELVARFRLAAQKG